Proteins found in one Quercus robur chromosome 2, dhQueRobu3.1, whole genome shotgun sequence genomic segment:
- the LOC126714426 gene encoding transcription initiation factor TFIID subunit 8-like, with protein sequence MSDGGRESERGPEKPAPQRKPGGEEFARAFVKVAVAQICESEGFQSFQQSALETLSDVTVRYIRDIGKTAHVYANQAGRTESNVFDIIQGLEDLGLPQGFLGASDIEHCLASSGTVRELAQYVGESEQIPFAYSLPQFPVVKDRKLTPSFLQIGEEPPGEHIPAWLPAFPDPGTYAQSSTPNDRTTELKMAKIEQENQHRKPERSLLNLNQWLASNELEGPSSVDAGDAAKAKQAAAKAKQAAESNPFLAAPLQYGEKEVSPVLPAKTKLSNDMTTGNPIVKYHGMDNHVSVLEAFAPNIEVMKSRLRDSEEGHKKVLLNTRPTVQFRLGSGKKYLGSMLDSSPQNKSFEVTESWFGRLNEKDDKKRKAEQILKESMGNLQELDHL encoded by the coding sequence ATGAGCGATGGAGGTCGGGAGAGTGAAAGAGGGCCTGAAAAACCAGCTCCCCAGAGGAAACCTGGTGGCGAAGAATTTGCCCGAGCATTCGTGAAGGTTGCGGTGGCACAAATATGTGAGAGTGAAGGGTTTCAGAGTTTTCAGCAGTCTGCTCTTGAAACATTATCTGACGTTACAGTTCGGTATATTCGTGACATTGGGAAGACTGCACATGTATATGCTAATCAAGCGGGTAGAACAGAGTCCAAcgtttttgatattattcaagGGTTGGAAGATTTGGGTTTGCCACAGGGGTTTTTGGGTGCTTCGGATATTGAGCATTGCCTTGCAAGTTCAGGCACAGTTAGGGAACTTGCCCAGTATGTTGGCGAATCTGAGCAGATCCCATTTGCCTATTCTCTTCCACAGTTTCCAGTTGTTAAAGATCGGAAGCTGACTCCAAGTTTTTTGCAAATTGGGGAAGAGCCACCTGGTGAGCATATACCTGCTTGGTTGCCTGCATTTCCTGATCCTGGTACTTATGCTCAGTCGTCTACTCCAAATGACAGAACAACAGAACTTAAAATGGCTAAAATTGAACAGGAAAACCAGCACAGAAAGCCAGAAAGGTCTTTGTTGAACTTAAATCAATGGTTGGCCAGTAATGAGTTGGAAGGACCCTCCTCTGTTGATGCTGGAGATGCTGCTAAAGCAAAACAAGCAGCAGCTAAAGCAAAACAAGCAGCTGAAAGTAACCCATTTCTTGCCGCACCTCTACAATATGGAGAGAAGGAGGTTTCTCCTGTTCTTCCAGCGAAGACTAAGCTTTCAAATGATATGACTACAGGAAATCCTATTGTGAAATACCATGGCATGGACAACCATGTCTCAGTGTTAGAGGCATTTGCTCCAAATATTGAAGTAATGAAGAGCAGATTACGTGATTCTGAGGAGGGACACAAAAAGGTTCTTTTGAACACCAGGCCAACTGTGCAATTTAGGCTTGGTTCTGGAAAGAAATACTTAGGTTCAATGTTAGATTCAAGCCCACAGAACAAGAGTTTTGAGGTAACTGAATCCTGGTTTGGGAGGTTAAATGAAAAGGATGACAAGAAGAGGAAGGCCGAGCAAATTCTGAAAGAATCTATGGGAAATTTACAGGAACTGGATCATTTGTAA
- the LOC126714425 gene encoding protein LONGIFOLIA 2-like: MPAKVLHPLTDENQDLQKQIGCMNGFFQLFDRHHFLTGRRINSDNHKRLPPGQNDKKASELSNASQTTTEKIPKKLVKEKQRVSTESSKSSFSSSSRSSSFSSLDHNKTAQIETSSFNQTIFPETHTRPMKQTIFPETPTQPTNQPNVSSQLRQPSLDLRDIVKDSIYREARALSVKTGGKEEAVGNTLIYIDSPRPLQAPKSVKPRATGLNDSFRILAKLREAPRNYKEQRDGFTLSSPKDAPRLSYDGRISQDAYKSTIKLKELPRLSLDSRQGSIRGSAPEPKSNFLLKDLQRRNGNSSNMLNHQQEPEISKRPSSIVAKLMGLESTPQSTSTSENSLEIMSSCQADKYDRFSEATDETKQNRISRSPRNSQDHISPRLKNADSVMRPTSGSRFPIEPAPWRQPEGSQSSELPAFMYGETTIKAPNCPSVYGEIEKRLSELEFKKSGKDLRALKQILEGMQKTKDALDTKRERAANFASQTSKNSSSYQSSNLASPRKLQNKDPISATIKGSPSPKSHKSPTVIMKPVNLIRRTSDPASSMIPTENMSVLRKPHGSADGRKFLMQSAKDLVSRNNHIQGPFSRLTCATDKTISVRTSKSASALKLPWHIIGENNTCSATVSPRLQQRKFGLQKQSPPPTVPSSDSSKTNRQHTKQPVGPNSPGRKVRPRSPNLQQCNEQLSEISSAIRDLSHEIDAISLKSESSINFNSHMDTELTEVTSTNQSDKINTTFFQQDGQKQSSLEGFREDRLMAEPAIATMEQPSPISVLDATFYRDESPSPVKKISNAFKDDEALNPDEGEWNPEDLAQLPKCTKPSFSADIDNKKLENIQHFVQNLRQIYCTEEEPITNYIAPLHESTNSDHRYISEILLASGLLRDLDFGLMTIQLQASSHPIDYKVFLALEQKKAGAGLLNDTQHDIRLVKSEPTEKIQRKLTFDAVNEILVRKLLLEGPHQHWFLPNKLAGRKPRGQQLLEELCSEVDWLKNNNLNRSLDEEDDSLRSIILEDLRHQSMDWIDCHCEISGVVLDVERLIFKDLITEVLNSEVAALQGRPGGHCRKLFSKYGI; encoded by the exons ATGCCTGCAAAGGTTTTGCATCCCTTAACAGATGAAAATCAAGATCTGCAGAAGCAGATTGGCTGCATGAATGGATTTTTTCAGCTTTTTGACCGCCATCATTTCCTTACCGGCCGACGTATCAACAGCGACAACCACAAGAGACTTCCTCCAG GTCAAAATGACAAGAAGGCATCAGAGCTCAGCAATGCATCACAAACAACTACA GAAAAAATCCCGAAGAAGCTTGTAAAAGAGAAACAGAGGGTCTCGACAGAATCatccaaatcctccttttcatctTCCTCACGTTCATCCAGCTTCTCATCTCTTGATCATAACAAAACAGCTCAGATTGAGACATCTTCATTCAACCAAACAATTTTCCCTGAAACCCACACTCGGCCCATGAAACAAACAATTTTCCCTGAAACCCCCACTCAGCCCACGAACCAGCCAAATGTTTCTTCGCAGTTAAGACAGCCATCCCTTGATCTCCGAGACATTGTCAAAGACTCCATATACAGAGAAGCCCGTGCATTGTCTGTAAAAACTGGTGGTAAGGAGGAAGCAGTGGGTAATACCTTGATATACATAGACTCCCCAAGGCCCTTGCAGGCACCCAAATCTGTCAAGCCCAGAGCTACTGGTCTCAATGATTCCTTTCGCATTCTTGCTAAGCTCCGGGAAGCACCTAGGAATTACAAGGAACAGAGAGATGGTTTTACACTTTCGTCACCAAAGGATGCACCTCGGCTCTCCTATGATGGAAGGATATCACAAGATGCATACAAGTCTACCATAAAGCTCAAAGAACTCCCAAGGCTATCATTGGACAGCAGACAAGGCTCCATAAGGGGTTCTGCACCTgaaccaaaatcaaattttcttttgaaggaTCTGCAGAGAAGGAATGGAAACTCCAGCAATATGCTTAACCATCAGCAAGAGCCAGAAATTTCAAAACGACCATCCAGCATTGTGGCAAAGTTGATGGGATTGGAATCTACCCCACAGTCAACATCAACCAGTGAGAATTCATTAGAAATTATGAGTAGCTGCCAAGCTGATAAATATGACCGCTTCTCAGAAGCAACTGATGAAACCAAGCAAAATCGAATTTCCAGGTCCCCAAGGAATTCACAGGACCACATCTCACCCCGGTTGAAAAATGCTGATTCAGTTATGAGGCCCACCTCAGGTTCAAGGTTTCCAATAGAACCAGCTCCATGGAGGCAGCCAGAAGGCAGCCAAAGTTCTGAACTTCCAGCTTTCATGTATGGAGAAACTACCATAAAAGCCCCAAACTGCCCCTCCGTTTATGGTGAAATTGAGAAAAGGTTGTCTGAACTTGAGTTCAAAAAATCTGGTAAGGATCTCAGAGCACTCAAACAGATACTCGAAGGAATGCAGAAGACTAAAGATGCATTAGATACCAAAAGAGAAAGGGCTGCAAATTTTGCATCTCAAACAAGCAAAAATAGCAGCTCTTACCAAAGCTCAAATTTAGCAAGCCCAAGAAAGCTACAAAATAAGGACCCAATTTCTGCCACAATCAAGGGGTCGCCTTCACCAAAGAGTCATAAATCCCCAACTGTCATTATGAAACCAGTTAACCTTATCAGAAGAACAAGTGATCCTGCGTCCAGCATGATTCCAACTGAAAATATGTCAGTGCTCCGGAAGCCTCATGGCAGTGCAGATGGGAGAAAGTTTTTGATGCAATCAGCTAAAGATCTAGTTTCAAGAAACAATCATATACAAGGCCCTTTCAGTCGACTGACTTGCGCTACAGATAAGACTATCAGTGTTAGAACCTCAAAATCAGCATCAGCCTTAAAGCTGCCTTGGCACATCATTGGAGAAAACAACACATGCTCAGCAACTGTGAGCCCGAGACTGCAACAAAGGAAATTTGGATTGCAGAAGCAGTCACCACCTCCCACCGTCCCATCATCTGATTCAAGCAAGACCAATAGGCAACATACTAAACAACCAGTAGGACCAAACTCCCCAGGTAGAAAAGTCCGACCAAGGTCTCCCAATTTGCAGCAATGTAATGAGCAATTGAGTGAGATCAGCAGTGCCATCAGAGATTTAAGTCACGAAATTGATGCTATTTCTCTGAAATCTGAGAGCAGCATTAACTTCAACTCTCACATGGACACAGAACTGACAGAAGTTACAAGCACCAATCAATCTGATAAGATCAACACTACCTTCTTCCAGCAGGATGGCCAGAAACAAAGT AGTCTAGAAGGGTTCAGGGAAGACAGGTTGATGGCAGAACCTGCAATAGCTACCATGGAACAACCGAGTCCTATCTCTGTTCTTGATGCTACATTTTACAGAGATGAGTCACCATCCCCTGTGAAGAAGATATCAAATGCCTTTAAAG ATGATGAGGCTTTAAATCCTGATGAAGGGGAATGGAATCCAGAAGATCTAGCACAATTACCAAAGTGCACAAAACCCAGTTTCAGTGCAGACATTgataacaaaaaattagaaaacatccaGCATTTTGTTCAGAATCTTCGACAAATATACTGTACTGAAGAGGAACCCATCACCAATTACATTGCACCCCTCCATGAGAGCACAAATTCAGACCACAGGTACATCTCAGAAATATTGTTAGCATCAGGTCTCCTCAGAGATCTTGACTTTGGTTTGATGACCATTCAGCTCCAAGCATCCAGCCACCCCATTGATTATAAAGTGTTCCTTGCGTTGGAGCAAAAAAAGGCAGGTGCAGGGCTTTTAAACGATACGCAGCATGATATAAGGCTTGTTAAGTCAGAACCTACtgagaaaattcaaagaaaactcACATTTGATGCTGTTAATGAAATTCTAGTTCGCAAATTATTATTGGAAGGTCCTCACCAGCATTGGTTCTTGCCAAATAAGCTAGCAGGAAGAAAACCAAGAGGGCAGCAGCTTCTGGAAGAATTGTGTTCAGAGGTAGATTGGCTAAAGAATAACAACTTGAACAGAAGCCTAGATGAGGAGGATGACAGTTTGAGGAGCATCATATTGGAAGATTTAAGGCATCAATCAATGGATTGGATAGATTGCCATTGTGAAATTTCTGGGGTAGTGTTAGATGTTGAGCGGTTGATTTTTAAAGACTTAATAACAGAAGTTTTAAACAGTGAGGTAGCTGCTCTGCAGGGCAGGCCTGGTGGGCATTGCAGGAAGCTGTTTTCCAAGTATGGGATTTGA